A single region of the Cucumis melo cultivar AY chromosome 3, USDA_Cmelo_AY_1.0, whole genome shotgun sequence genome encodes:
- the LOC103487810 gene encoding squalene monooxygenase SE1-like produces the protein MVDHCAFGWIFSALLAFPIALSLFLSPWRNRRVRGTDSTPRSASVSSSATTNGECRSVDGDADVVIVGAGVAGSALAHTLGKDGRRVHVIERDLTEPDRIVGELLQPGGYLKLIELGLQDCVEEIDAQKVYGYALFKDGKNTRLSYPLENFHSDVSGRSFHNGRFIQRMREKAASLPNVRLEQGTVTSLLEEKGTITGVQYKSKNGEQKTAYAPLTIVCDGCFSNLRRSLCTPMVDVPSYFVGLVLENCQLPYANLGHVVLGDPSPILFYPISSTEIRCLVDVPGQKVPSISNGEMEKYLKTVVAPQVPPQIHDAFIAAIEKGNIRTMPNRSMPAAPQPTPGALLMGDAFNMRHPLTGGGMTVALSDIVVLRNLLKPLKDLNDAPTLCKYLESFYTLRKPVASTINTLAGALYKVFCASPDQARKEMRQACFDYLSLGGIFSNGPVSLLSGLNPRPLSLVLHFFAVAIYGVGRLLLPFPSLKGIWIGARLVYSASGIIFPIIKAEGVRQMFFPATVPAYYRTPPVLNS, from the exons ATGGTGGATCACTGCGCCTTCGGCTGGATCTTCTCCGCCCTCCTTGCCTTCCCCattgctctctctctcttcctctctcCTTGGAGGAATCGCCGAGTTCGGGGAACCGATTCCACGCCGAGGAGCGCTAGTGTCAGCAGCTCTGCAACCACCAACGGAGAATGTAGATCCGTCGACGGCGACGCCGACGTCGTCATCGTTGGAGCCGGTGTTGCCGGTTCCGCTCTTGCTCACACTCTTGGCAAG GATGGTCGTCGAGTTCACGTGATTGAAAGAGACTTGACAGAGCCTGATAGGATCGTTGGTGAATTATTGCAGCCTGGTGGCTATCTCAAATTGATTGAGTTAGGACTGCAAG ATTGCGTTGAGGAAATTGATGCACAGAAGGTGTATGGCTATGCCCTTTTCAAAGATGGAAAGAATACTCGACTTTCTTACCCATTGGAAAATTTTCACTCTGATGTATCTGGAAGAAGCTTCCACAATGGACGCTTCATACAGAGAATGAGGGAGAAGGCTGCTTCTCTTCCCAA tgtgaGATTGGAGCAAGGGACAGTTACTTCGTTGCTGGAAGAAAAGGGAACGATCACAGGTGTGCAGTATAAGTCCAAAAATGGTGAACAAAAAACAGCATATGCCCCTCTGACCATTGTTTGCGACGGTTGCTTCTCAAATTTGCGCCGCTCTCTTTGCACCCCAATG GTTGATGTTCCATCTTATTTTGTGGGATTGGTTCTGGAGAATTGTCAACTTCCTTATGCAAATCTTGGGCATGTTGTTCTTGGAGATCCTTCTCCTATTTTGTTCTATCCCATTAGCAGCACTGAGATCCGTTGTCTGGTTGATGTTCCTGGTCAGAAGGTTCCTTCTATATCAAACGGTGAAATGGAAAAGTATTTGAAGACCGTAGTCGCTCCTCAG GTTCCTCCGCAAATCCACGATGCATTTATAGCTGCTATTGAGAAGGGTAATATAAGGACAATGCCAAATAGAAGCATGCCTGCCGCTCCCCAGCCGACACCCGGTGCCTTACTGATGGGTGATGCATTCAACATGCGTCATCCTCTCACCGGTGGAGGAATGACAGTAGCTTTGTCCGATATTGTTGTGCTCAGGAACCTCCTCAAGCCATTAAAAGACTTGAATGATGCACCGACTCTCTGCAAATATCTAGAATCCTTTTACACTCTTAGAAAG CCTGTGGCTTCTACAATCAACACATTGGCAGGGGCATTATACAAGGTGTTTTGTGCATCGCCAGATCAAGCCAGGAAGGAGATGAGACAAGCTTGCTTTGATTATTTGAGCCTTGGAGGAATATTCTCAAATGGGCCTGTCTCCTTGCTTTCGGGATTGAATCCTCGCCCATTGAGTCTCGTTCTCCATTTCTTTGCGGTTGCAATATACGGAGTTGGTCGCTTACTGCTTCCATTTCCTTCTCTAAAAGGCATCTGGATTGGAGCAAGATTGGTCTAC AGCGCATCAGGAATCATATTTCCAATAATAAAGGCGGAAGGAGTTAGGCAAATGTTCTTCCCAGCAACTGTTCCTGCTTATTACAGAACCCCACCAGTTCTTAACTCATAG
- the LOC103488536 gene encoding 1-aminocyclopropane-1-carboxylate synthase 9, whose product MAMLSTKAGHDSHGQNSSYFFGWQEYEKNPYHPTQNPSGIIQMGLAENRVCYDFLDEWMENNPDALGLRKNGVSLFRELALFQDYHGLPAFKKALVESMEEIRGNKMKFEMNKLVLTAGATAANEILISCLADPGEAFLVPTPYYPGFDRDLKWRTEVQIIPIHCSSSNSFRITEAAMEEAMEQAQTLNLRVKGIMITNPSNPLGTTLSQKEIDSVVDFAIANAIHIVSDEIYSATVFEHPKFRTVMDPNLQKFPIWDRIHLVYSLSKDLGLPGFRVGMIYSNDLAVVDAATKMSSFCLVSSQTQYFVSQIVGDEKFRGNYMQEMKRRIRKRRLMLESSLRQGGVRCLKGNAGLFCWVDMRHLLKYPSFEEEMEIWKTILYEVGINISPGSSFHCSEPGWFRMCFANMEEHTFKVAMHRLKTFLNSTSSQRKILKTVNDQIQSRVCFSRRWR is encoded by the exons ATGGCAATGTTGTCTACTAAAGCTGGCCATGATTCTCATGGACAAAATTCTTCCTACTTCTTTGGATGGCAAGAGTACGAGAAGAACCCTTATCACCCTACTCAAAACCCCTCCGGGATTATCCAAATGGGTCTTGCCGAAAACAGG GTATGTTATGACTTCTTGGATGAGTGGATGGAGAACAATCCAGATGCTTTAGGATTGAGAAAAAATGGAGTGTCTTTGTTTAGAGAATTGGCTCTATTTCAAGACTACCATGGCTTGCCGGCTTTTAAAAAG GCGTTGGTTGAATCAATGGAAGAAATACGaggaaacaaaatgaaatttgaGATGAACAAACTGGTGCTAACCGCTGGTGCAACTGCTGCCAATGAAATCCTCATATCTTGTCTTGCCGATCCCGGTGAAGCGTTCCTCGTTCCCACTCCTTACTATCCAGG GTTTGACAGGGACTTAAAATGGCGTACAGAAGTTCAAATAATTCCAATCCATTGTTCGAGTTCAAACAGCTTCCGAATCACAGAAGCGGCGATGGAGGAAGCCATGGAGCAAGCCCAAACATTGAATTTACGAGTCAAAGGGATTATGATTACGAACCCATCCAACCCATTAGGCACCACATTGAGCCAGAAAGAGATTGACTCGGTGGTGGATTTCGCTATAGCCAATGCAATCCACATCGTGAGCGATGAGATATATTCCGCCACAGTTTTTGAGCACCCAAAGTTTCGAACTGTCATGGACCCGAACCTACAAAAATTCCCAATTTGGGACCGAATCCACTTGGTGTACAGCTTGTCCAAAGATCTGGGCCTACCCGGGTTCCGCGTGGGCATGATTTATTCAAACGACCTAGCAGTAGTGGATGCGGCTACCAAAATGTCTAGCTTTTGTTTAGTTTCTTCTCAAACACAGTATTTTGTGTCGCAAATTGTAGGGGATGAAAAATTTCGAGGCAATTATATGCAGGAAATGAAGCGGAGGATTCGAAAGAGGAGATTGATGTTGGAGTCGAGTCTCCGACAGGGCGGTGTTAGATGTTTGAAAGGGAATGCAGGGTTGTTTTGTTGGGTGGATATGAGGCATCTTTTGAAGTACCCGAGTTTCGAAGAGGAAATGGAGATTTGGAAGACGATTTTGTATGAGGTTGGGATTAATATCTCTCCCGGTTCGTCTTTTCATTGCTCTGAACCCGGTTGGTTTAGAATGTGCTTTGCCAATATGGAGGAACACACTTTCAAGGTGGCCATGCATCGTCTTAAGACCTTTCTCAACTCTACCTC ATCTCAGAGGAAGATATTGAAGACGGTGAACGATCAAATTCAGAGTAGGGTTTGTTTCTCAAGGCGGTGGCGGTAA
- the LOC103487809 gene encoding uncharacterized protein LOC103487809 isoform X1 has translation MTDENGKPDKGNQWQSPRPPHQEKAEDVKLWGILLFGLIGASATTLAVGQLRKTVDWVYTQLSRTQSSWGAGSGRSFRSSFQEEAWKRYNRRLQEEYEEEMERVERIRRMQNVFNRERNKYKRGYESWRENGPGAYHQHHQRDDWYWKAETFYREQRQSNTNNYRETPTDRPSYLLSHHYTVLGLNRCRKTPYTDAEIKTAFQSKAKQFHPDQNQDNKEAAEAKFKEVMTSYEAIKSERKNNRQ, from the exons ATGACCGACGAAAATGGAAAACCGGATAAGGGTAATCAATGGCAATCGCCGAGACCACCGCACCAAGAGAAAGCGGAGGACGTGAAACTCTGGGGAATTCTTCTTTTCGGTCTGATCGGTGCCTCTGCCACCACTCTCGCC GTTGGTCAGCTGCGGAAGACTGTTGATTGGGTATATACTCAG TTGAGCAGGACACAATCATCATGGGGTGCAGGAAGTGGCCGTTCTTTCCGGTCATCATTTCAGGAGGAAGCATGGAAAAGGTATAATCGTAGGCTGCAAGAGGAgtatgaagaagaaatggagAGGGTG GAACGCATAAGACGCATGCAGAATGTATTCAACAGAGAGAGGAACAAATACAAGAGAGGCTATGAGAGCTGGAGAGAAAATGGTCCTGGTGCGTATCATCAACATCACCAGCGAGATGATTGGTATTGGAAGGCCGAAACATTCTACAGAGAGCAAAGACAAAGTAACACAAATAATTATAGAGAAACTCCAACTGACAGACCAAGTTACTTGTTATCTCATCATTATACAGTTTTGGGTCTCAACAG GTGTCGAAAAACACCTTATACAGATGCCGAGATTAAG ACAGCATTCCAATCCAAGGCGAAGCAGTTTCATCCAGATCAGAACCAAGATAATAAAG AAGCTGCTGAGGCCAAGTTCAAAGAGGTTATGACATCTTACGAGGCCATAAAGTCAGAAAGAAAGAACAATAGACAATAG
- the LOC103487809 gene encoding uncharacterized protein LOC103487809 isoform X2, translating into MTDENGKPDKGNQWQSPRPPHQEKAEDVKLWGILLFGLIGASATTLAVGQLRKTVDWVYTQLSRTQSSWGAGSGRSFRSSFQEEAWKRYNRRLQEEYEEEMERVERIRRMQNVFNRERNKYKRGYESWRENGPGAYHQHHQRDDWYWKAETFYREQRQSNTNNYRETPTDRPSYLLSHHYTVLGLNRCRKTPYTDAEIKTAFQSKAKQFHPDQNQDNKAAEAKFKEVMTSYEAIKSERKNNRQ; encoded by the exons ATGACCGACGAAAATGGAAAACCGGATAAGGGTAATCAATGGCAATCGCCGAGACCACCGCACCAAGAGAAAGCGGAGGACGTGAAACTCTGGGGAATTCTTCTTTTCGGTCTGATCGGTGCCTCTGCCACCACTCTCGCC GTTGGTCAGCTGCGGAAGACTGTTGATTGGGTATATACTCAG TTGAGCAGGACACAATCATCATGGGGTGCAGGAAGTGGCCGTTCTTTCCGGTCATCATTTCAGGAGGAAGCATGGAAAAGGTATAATCGTAGGCTGCAAGAGGAgtatgaagaagaaatggagAGGGTG GAACGCATAAGACGCATGCAGAATGTATTCAACAGAGAGAGGAACAAATACAAGAGAGGCTATGAGAGCTGGAGAGAAAATGGTCCTGGTGCGTATCATCAACATCACCAGCGAGATGATTGGTATTGGAAGGCCGAAACATTCTACAGAGAGCAAAGACAAAGTAACACAAATAATTATAGAGAAACTCCAACTGACAGACCAAGTTACTTGTTATCTCATCATTATACAGTTTTGGGTCTCAACAG GTGTCGAAAAACACCTTATACAGATGCCGAGATTAAG ACAGCATTCCAATCCAAGGCGAAGCAGTTTCATCCAGATCAGAACCAAGATAATAAAG CTGCTGAGGCCAAGTTCAAAGAGGTTATGACATCTTACGAGGCCATAAAGTCAGAAAGAAAGAACAATAGACAATAG
- the LOC103487808 gene encoding CSC1-like protein RXW8 isoform X1, with protein MEFSALLTSVGINIGICVVLFSLYSILRKQPSNITVYFGRKIATKKLKHCETFCLDRFVPSPSWIVKAWETSEEEILALDGLDAVVFLRIIVFSIRVFSIAATICMFLVLPVNYYGQEMTHKMIPSESFDIFCIENVKKNSKWLCVHCIALYIICCSACVLLYFEYSSISRLRLIHITGSQKNPSHFTVLVQSIPWSPEETYSETIRKFFSNYHASSYLSHQMIYRSGTVQKLLSDAEKMYNTMKENSVEMRCQKLKGGCFCAGSTNSFTILPSVNDSVKKELYGNMELVAGEKECSAAFVFFKTRYAALMASSVLQSANPMSWATSLAPEPCDVYWSNLSIPYRQLWIRKIGTLIAATGFMIMFLLPVTVVQSMTQLEKLQQTFPFLRGLLKKKYMSELVTGYLPSVVLILFMYLAPPTMMTLSSLEGPISRSGRKRSACLKVVYFTIWNVFFVNVFAGSAIGTLSAFSSVKDIPAQFGKAVPAQAGFFVTYVLSSGWASLSCEVMQLFSLTWNFFRRWIFRIKIEPFYEPLAFPYHTEVPRILLFGFLGFTCSILAPLITPFVLFYFFLAYLVYKNQILNVYISKYESGGQFWPIAHNTTIFAMVVAQIIALGVFGVKESPVASGFTIPLIVGTLLFHGYCRQRFRPIFRDPAAEVLIEMDRKDEECGRMEEMYQQLRTAYCQFTLLAKRNTSTSGCSSGHDSESNVTELESARPGNPQQVIELWNAPSCHLSEPVLITK; from the exons ATGGAATTTTCTGCCCTTCTAACTTCGGTTGGAATCAATATTGGGATTTGTGTGGTGCTTTTCTCTTTGTATTCCATATTGCGAAAACAACCGAGCAATATAACCGTGTACTTCGGTCGAAAAATTGCTACGAAAAAGTTGAAACACTGTGAAACTTTTTGCTTAGATAGATTTGTTCCTTCCCCTAGCTGGATAGTGAAAGCTTGGGAAACATCTGAGGAAGAAATATTGGCTCTTGATGGCTTGGATGCTGTGGTTTTTCTCAGGATTATTGTATTCAG CATTCGAGTTTTTTCAATTGCTGCCACCATTTGCATGTTTCTAGTGCTTCCAGTGAACTATTATGGCCAAGAAATGACTCACAAGATGATACCTTCCGAGTCATTCGATATTTTTTGCATTGAGAACGTCAAAAAAAATTCGAAGTG GCTTTGCGTCCACTGTATTGCTTTATACATCATATGTTGCTCGGCTTGTGTGCTCCTTTACTTT GAGTACTCCAGCATCAGTAGATTGAGACTTATCCACATCACTGGGTCTCAAAAAAATCCTAGTCATTTTACGGTTTTAGTGCAGTCGATTCCCTGGTCGCCAGAGGAAACTTATAGTGAGACTATTAGGAAGTTCTTCTCCAATTACCATGCATCAAGTTACTTGTCACACCAAATGATATATCGGTCTGGTACCGTACAGAAACTGTTG AGTGATGCAGAGAAAATGTACAACACAATGAAGGAAAATTCGGTCGAAATGCGTTGTCAGAAGTTAAAAGGAGGCTGTTTTTGTGCAGGATCAACAAATTCTTTTACAATTCTCCCTAGTGTAAATGATAGTGTGAAAAAAGAACTATATGGTAACATGGAATTGGTTGCCGGTGAGAAG GAGTGTTCTGCTGCTTTTGTATTCTTCAAGACTCGATATGCTGCGCTTATGGCTTCGAGCGTTCTTCAGTCAGCAAATCCTATGTCATGGGCAACAAGCTTAGCTCCAGAACCTTGTGATGTTTACTGGTCAAATCTTTCCATACCATATAGACAACTTTGGATTCGTAAGATAGGAACGCTGATCGCTGCTACCGGATTCATGATCATGTTTTTGCTCCCCGTTACAGTCGTTCAAAGTATGACGCAACTGGAAAAACTACAGCAGACATTCCCATTCCTCAGAGGCCTCTTGAAAAA GAAATATATGAGCGAACTGGTGACAGGTTACTTACCGAGCGTCGTATTGATCCTATTTATGTATCTTGCTCCACCTACTATGATGACGCTTTCATCTCTGGAGGGACCTATTTCTCGCAGTGGAAGGAAAAGGAGTGCATGCCTTAAAGTTGTGTACTTTACGATCTGGAACGTCTTTTTTGTTAACGTGTTTGCCGGTTCTGCCATTGGTACATTGAGTGCCTTTTCCAGTGTAAAGGACATACCTGCCCAATTTGGCAAAGCAGTACCAGCACAG GCTGGTTTCTTTGTGACATATGTTCTATCGTCTGGATGGGCAAGTTTGTCTTGTGAAGTCATGCAACTTTTTTCTCTTACTTGGAACTTCTTCAGAAGATGGATATTTAGAATCAAGATTGAACCCTTTTATGAACCCCTTGCGTTTCCATATCACACCGAAGTTCCTCGAATTCTCCTCTTCGGTTTCCTCGGCTTTACTTGTTCCATTTTGGCTCCTTTGATCACACCGTTCGTGCTGTTTTACTTTTTTCTTGCCTACCTTGTTTACAAAAACCAG ATTCTCAACGTGTATATATCGAAATACGAAAGTGGGGGACAATTTTGGCCCATAGCTCACAACACAACCATCTTTGCTATGGTAGTGGCTCAAATAATTGCTCTTGGAGTCTTTGGTGTAAAAGAATCTCCAGTTGCTTCAGGTTTCACAATTCCTTTGATTGTCGGCACACTCCTCTTTCATGGGTACTGCAGGCAGCGATTTCGTCCTATATTCCGAGACCCAGCTGCAGAG GTGCTAATTGAGATGGACAGAAAAGATGAAGAATGTGGGAGGATGGAAGAGATGTATCAACAATTGCGTACAGCCTATTGCCAGTTCACACTCTTAGCTAAGCGAAACACTAGTACGTCGGGGTGTTCGAGTGGTCACGATAGTGAAAGCAATGTGACAGAGCTGGAAAGCGCTAGACCAG GGAATCCCCAGCAAGTAATTGAGTTGTGGAATGCTCCTTCTTGTCATTTGAGTGAACCAGTACTCATCACCAAGTAA
- the LOC103487808 gene encoding CSC1-like protein RXW8 isoform X2: MLILLLYSIRVFSIAATICMFLVLPVNYYGQEMTHKMIPSESFDIFCIENVKKNSKWLCVHCIALYIICCSACVLLYFEYSSISRLRLIHITGSQKNPSHFTVLVQSIPWSPEETYSETIRKFFSNYHASSYLSHQMIYRSGTVQKLLSDAEKMYNTMKENSVEMRCQKLKGGCFCAGSTNSFTILPSVNDSVKKELYGNMELVAGEKECSAAFVFFKTRYAALMASSVLQSANPMSWATSLAPEPCDVYWSNLSIPYRQLWIRKIGTLIAATGFMIMFLLPVTVVQSMTQLEKLQQTFPFLRGLLKKKYMSELVTGYLPSVVLILFMYLAPPTMMTLSSLEGPISRSGRKRSACLKVVYFTIWNVFFVNVFAGSAIGTLSAFSSVKDIPAQFGKAVPAQAGFFVTYVLSSGWASLSCEVMQLFSLTWNFFRRWIFRIKIEPFYEPLAFPYHTEVPRILLFGFLGFTCSILAPLITPFVLFYFFLAYLVYKNQILNVYISKYESGGQFWPIAHNTTIFAMVVAQIIALGVFGVKESPVASGFTIPLIVGTLLFHGYCRQRFRPIFRDPAAEVLIEMDRKDEECGRMEEMYQQLRTAYCQFTLLAKRNTSTSGCSSGHDSESNVTELESARPGNPQQVIELWNAPSCHLSEPVLITK; the protein is encoded by the exons ATGCTAATTCTTTTGCTGTACAGCATTCGAGTTTTTTCAATTGCTGCCACCATTTGCATGTTTCTAGTGCTTCCAGTGAACTATTATGGCCAAGAAATGACTCACAAGATGATACCTTCCGAGTCATTCGATATTTTTTGCATTGAGAACGTCAAAAAAAATTCGAAGTG GCTTTGCGTCCACTGTATTGCTTTATACATCATATGTTGCTCGGCTTGTGTGCTCCTTTACTTT GAGTACTCCAGCATCAGTAGATTGAGACTTATCCACATCACTGGGTCTCAAAAAAATCCTAGTCATTTTACGGTTTTAGTGCAGTCGATTCCCTGGTCGCCAGAGGAAACTTATAGTGAGACTATTAGGAAGTTCTTCTCCAATTACCATGCATCAAGTTACTTGTCACACCAAATGATATATCGGTCTGGTACCGTACAGAAACTGTTG AGTGATGCAGAGAAAATGTACAACACAATGAAGGAAAATTCGGTCGAAATGCGTTGTCAGAAGTTAAAAGGAGGCTGTTTTTGTGCAGGATCAACAAATTCTTTTACAATTCTCCCTAGTGTAAATGATAGTGTGAAAAAAGAACTATATGGTAACATGGAATTGGTTGCCGGTGAGAAG GAGTGTTCTGCTGCTTTTGTATTCTTCAAGACTCGATATGCTGCGCTTATGGCTTCGAGCGTTCTTCAGTCAGCAAATCCTATGTCATGGGCAACAAGCTTAGCTCCAGAACCTTGTGATGTTTACTGGTCAAATCTTTCCATACCATATAGACAACTTTGGATTCGTAAGATAGGAACGCTGATCGCTGCTACCGGATTCATGATCATGTTTTTGCTCCCCGTTACAGTCGTTCAAAGTATGACGCAACTGGAAAAACTACAGCAGACATTCCCATTCCTCAGAGGCCTCTTGAAAAA GAAATATATGAGCGAACTGGTGACAGGTTACTTACCGAGCGTCGTATTGATCCTATTTATGTATCTTGCTCCACCTACTATGATGACGCTTTCATCTCTGGAGGGACCTATTTCTCGCAGTGGAAGGAAAAGGAGTGCATGCCTTAAAGTTGTGTACTTTACGATCTGGAACGTCTTTTTTGTTAACGTGTTTGCCGGTTCTGCCATTGGTACATTGAGTGCCTTTTCCAGTGTAAAGGACATACCTGCCCAATTTGGCAAAGCAGTACCAGCACAG GCTGGTTTCTTTGTGACATATGTTCTATCGTCTGGATGGGCAAGTTTGTCTTGTGAAGTCATGCAACTTTTTTCTCTTACTTGGAACTTCTTCAGAAGATGGATATTTAGAATCAAGATTGAACCCTTTTATGAACCCCTTGCGTTTCCATATCACACCGAAGTTCCTCGAATTCTCCTCTTCGGTTTCCTCGGCTTTACTTGTTCCATTTTGGCTCCTTTGATCACACCGTTCGTGCTGTTTTACTTTTTTCTTGCCTACCTTGTTTACAAAAACCAG ATTCTCAACGTGTATATATCGAAATACGAAAGTGGGGGACAATTTTGGCCCATAGCTCACAACACAACCATCTTTGCTATGGTAGTGGCTCAAATAATTGCTCTTGGAGTCTTTGGTGTAAAAGAATCTCCAGTTGCTTCAGGTTTCACAATTCCTTTGATTGTCGGCACACTCCTCTTTCATGGGTACTGCAGGCAGCGATTTCGTCCTATATTCCGAGACCCAGCTGCAGAG GTGCTAATTGAGATGGACAGAAAAGATGAAGAATGTGGGAGGATGGAAGAGATGTATCAACAATTGCGTACAGCCTATTGCCAGTTCACACTCTTAGCTAAGCGAAACACTAGTACGTCGGGGTGTTCGAGTGGTCACGATAGTGAAAGCAATGTGACAGAGCTGGAAAGCGCTAGACCAG GGAATCCCCAGCAAGTAATTGAGTTGTGGAATGCTCCTTCTTGTCATTTGAGTGAACCAGTACTCATCACCAAGTAA